AAACCCACTTTTCTCGGACTACTGTATTTACTAAAAAATACAAATACAAAAATGCACGTAAAACAGGGATGTTAGTGGCAACAAGTTTATGCTCACTGGTGTTGCTAGGTTGGGTTGTTTCTGCTCAGTTAGGCGATAAACTTAAAAACTTAATGCAAATAGAAAGCTCTCAATCTATAGGTACAGCAAATACTAATAATAGTAAAGCCCAAAGAGCATCCAAGGCGGCAAAAAATAGCCTTTCCGTTACATCTGAAGACAATGATGCTTTTACAGCAGCGGTACGAATTGCCATTCAAGCTTCTGCATCTGGTAAAACAGCTACTACCTCAACTCAGTGGTTAGAACTAGCTGCTAGGTGGCAAGAAGCTTCTGATTTAATGGGTAAGGTTTCAACCAATCACAGGCGCTATCAAGAAGCACAGATACGCACTAAGTTATATAGAAAATATAGTGAGGCAGCGCAGAAAGAGGCAGATAAGAGTAAATCTTAGTCTTTCGTTATTCTTAAATAATACATCTTATATGGAAGCTCATGAATCAGGCGATGGGTCAGTCTCATCAAACTCTGCAAGAGCTACTTTTAGACTGGCGTTAACACCCTTCCAATCACGTTTAATAGATGCCCAATGTGAAGCAAATGGGCAGAGGATGGTAGAGTAACAATGAAACTGCGGAAAACAGATGCAACTCTTAAACCAGCCGCAGCCCAGTCCTGTAGTACATAGTCAGTAGCTCCTAGAGCAGTTGTCTGAGTAGTAATTAGTCCAACTATTACATCAAGACGAGTTGTGTGATAAGTAACTGATGACAGAACCACGGCAGGACGACGTTTTACGCCAGTGACGCCTGGAAAATCGACTGTTACTACATCACCAGGATTCAATGTCACTAAGATGTCTCCTCACTTTCAGAAAAAAGTATATTTGCGTACTGTAAAGTAAAGTTCGTTATATCAACTAAATCTTGCTCAGTCCAAGTATCACTTTGATCTAAGACAGACACATTTTGCTGAACCAGATCATTAAGTATAAGATTAGCCAAGCGTAGACGCTCTGTTGGTAATAGATTGCGGATAACTTGGGTATAAATTTCTTCGGCAGAAGTTGACATGTTAAGCCCTCCTGCCTATCATCAGAACCCAATTTTATGTAAGAGTAAGTAAGGTAAAGTGAAGCGAAATAAAAAAATATTGTTCTTTCATTACTTCTTTCAACTATCAGGCTAACCTGACAAAATTATGTAGAGACGTGAAAGATGTCTTTACTAAAGCCTTTAGCTAACGCGTCTCTACAAATTATTTAAACCTAACTACACACTCATCTCTAGCATTCGTTGCATTGGACGCAGAGCAGCAACACGAATATCCTCTGGCATAGTAATTTCTGGAGTGCGATTTTTCATCGCTAAGTAAAGCTTTTCTAAAGTGTTTAACCTCATAAAAGGACACTCGTTGCAATTGCAATTATTCATCGGCGGGGCGGGAATAAAATGCTTGTCAGGAGCTAGTTTTTGCATTTGGTGAATAATACCAGGCTCCGTAGCAACGATAAATTCCTTTGTAGGGCTATTTTGACAATACTTGAGTAATGCTGCTGTAGAGCCGATAAAGCTGGCGTGGCGCAAAATACTACTTTCACATTCTGGGTGTGCGATCGCCTCTGCTTGGGGGTGAGCAATTTTTAGCTGCACAATCTTCTTTTCGGAAAAGGTTTCATGGACAATACAGCTACCTTGCCACAGTACCAAATCTCGCCCAGTCTGTTCCATCACATACCGCCCCAAATTGCGATCGGGGGCAAAAATAATTGGCTGGTCTTTTGGTATCTGCTGTACAATCTTCACAGCGTTAGAACTAGTGCAAATAATATCGCTCATCGCCTTAATTTCGGCAGAGCAGTTGATATAAGAAACCACCAGATGATCGGGATGTAGGGCTTTGAAAGCTGCAAATGCCTCTCCTGGACAACTATCTGCTAAAGAACAACCAGCATTCAAATCTGGTAAAAGTACTAATTTGTCAGGATTAAGTATCTTAGCTGTCTCTGCCATGAAGTGAACTCCAGCAAAGACGATGGCATCTGCATTAGTCTTTTCTGCTGCTTTTGCCAGTTGTAATGAATCCCCAATAAAGTCTGCGATATCCTGGATATCCGCCTCTTGATAGTAATGTGCCAGGATAACCGCGTTGAGTTCTTTTTTAAGACTTTCAATAGCAGCAAATAAATCTAGTGGTAGTTCACCCGGTTGGGTTTTGTCTCGTTGAACAAGTGCAGTTGTAAACACAGTTAAGGGGTGCTTGAAGTTGCAGAGTTTTGTCTTGTGAATTAATTATAGTAGTTTTTACCAAAATAGAGATGAGGGGTGACATCCCATTAGTTGTGTTCAAATCCGGCTGAGTTTCCTATGCTGGAGATAGACGGCAAGGAAAGTCGCATGACCACTCAAAAAACTCAACCAATAACCTTGAAAATTGCAGTAGTTGGAGATGTTCACGATCAATGGGAAGTAGAAGATGGGATTGCACTCAAGCATCTAGGTGTTGACTTAGTGCTGTTTGTCGGGGATTTTGGCAATGAGTCGGTGGAAGTGGTGAAAGCGATCGCTTCCCTGGACATTCCCAAAGCAGCGGTAATGGGAAACCATGATGCGTGGTACACTGCCACCGAATGGGGACGTAAAAAGTGCCCTTATGACCGTTCTAAGGAAGACTGGGTACAGGAACAGCTTGATTTATTGGGTTCAGCCCATGTTGGTTACGGAAAGTTAGATTTTCCAGATTGGAATTTAACTGTGGTGGGGGGTCGTCCCTTTACCTGGGGTGGCCCGGAGTGGAGATTTGCTGATATCTGTAAAGAACGATATGGTGTTACCAGTCCAGAAGAATCAGCGGCTAAAATTACGGCGGCGGTGAAAAGTGCCGCTAGTGATACGATTATTTTTCTCGGTCACAACGGGCCGAGTGGGTTAGGCGATCGCCCAGAAGACCCCTGCGGTAAAGATTGGCATCCGATTGGCGGTGACTTTGGCGATCCAGATCTTGCTGAGGCCATTTCTTGGACTCTCACCGCGGGGAAAACGATTCCTTTGGTGACATTTGGTCATATGCACCATAGTCTACGGCACACAAAAAAAGAACTGCGAAAGCCAATTTTTAGAAGCCCAGAGGGGATAATTTACTTGAATGCTGCCAGTGTGCCGAGGATTGTGGAGAATGACAGCCAGAAGCTACGGAATTTTTCCTTGGTTTGTTTAGAGGCGGGTGTGGTGACGCAAACTGCTTTAGTGTGGGTGGGGAATGACTTGCAGGTGTCAGAAGAAATTTTGTACGAGCGATCGCATTCAGTAGTGCAACCTGCCTAGTGATAGGATATAGTATTATCTGTCAGCTTTAGTGCTAACCTACAAATGTGGGCTAGGCATTAGCTTGACAGTTTATTGGAGAGGTGGCAGAGTGGTCGATTGCGTCCGACTTGAAATCGGATGAGGCTAAAACCTCCGGGAGTTCGAATCTCCCCTTCTCCGTTGAATAAATGTAGTTATAAAATATAACTACATTTTTCGCATCTAGAATATATTCAAATGGATGCAAAAAAATATTTGGTTAGCTACTGATGAAAAATCTCAACATTAAAGAAGAAGCTCATAAATTGATTGACAGATTGCCAGAAAATTCCACATGGGATGATTTAATGTACCAAATTTATGTTCGGCAAACTGTTGAAGCTGGACTAGCAGATAGCAAAGCTGCTAATGTGATTTATGTACAAGAAGTGCGGAAAAAATTTGGACTGCCAGAGTGAAAGTTTACTGGACAGAAACAGCGGTAGAAAATCTCTCAGCAATTTATAGTTATATTGCCCAAACTTCTCCACAGTATGCAGCGAGGATAGTTGACCGTATCACTAGGCGTTCTGAGCAAATTGCTAATTTTCCTTTGTCAGGTCGAATTGTATCCGAGTTTGCAGCCGAGCAAATTCGAGAAGTTATTGAAGGTTCCTATAGAATTATTTATTACATTTAACCCGAACAAATTGATGTACTAGCTGTGATAGATGGTTCACAGCAAATTACATTAAATTCTGGAAATGAGTAATGAGATGAATAGACTTCTTGCACGAATGTTGGAGAACAAGAATTTTAAGCCTCACGCAAAGGCGCAAAGACGCAAAGAGTTACAGAAAATTAATCTGTTTAGCAGGCATAATCTGATTCATGCAAGAGGTCTAATGTCACTTTGTTCCACCCATCTTATAAGCTGACAATAAGCTTGTAAATTTTTATATAAATTTAAATTATATAGTAGTTAGATAGTTTATTGGAGAGGTCGCAGAGTGTTCAATTGTGTCCAACTTGAAATTAGATAGATCCGCAAGGATTCCGGGAGTTAGACTCTCCCCCCTCTTTGTTGAAAGTATGGTGGTTGCCAAATAGATTAGGACATCAATAAATCATAAAACACAGACACTAAGAGACTTTCAAGCCTGTTAAGAGTTCCCTGCTATAAAAGCTAAATTATCTCTTATTCAGCAAGATGTGAAATATTGATTGCACAGTAAACATACTGAGCAATATTCTGCTAAATTAACAGCTAGTTGGTAATCGTCCCCTAATTGGACTTTCCAGAATTAACTGGCTCGAAATAGAAACATTAGTAGAACCTTTGTACTATCATAGCCTATATAAGTTAACTACTGGAGGAATTTTTAGATGGTAAAAGAGAGTCGTTTCCTTCGGTCGAAACGACTACGCGCCAGTCTCTGGTATGCGGCTGATGGAAAGTGTCAACTGTGCGGGTGCGATATGCCTTCTGATTGGCATGCAGATCATATTGTTCGGTGGGCAGAAACTTACCGAACTAATGTTCATGAGATGCAGGCATTATGTCCTCAATGCCATTACACAAAAACCGCACAAGAGAATAGAAAGATGACAACTGCCAAGCAACTCGACTTATTTTCACAACCTTCCCATCAGCAGCTAAATCTTAGAAAACACCAAGCCGAGTTTCTAGAGATATGTAAACTCATCAAGGCAGGACAGCCGATTAAAAAAATTCTCATGTTGGTTACACCAGGAGGTGGTAAAAGCTTAATTCCAGTGATTGCTGCTGCACAACTAATTCCAAATCAGCCTTTTAAGGGAGGCTTTTATGGAACTATAGCTGATGCAATATGTTGGATAGTCCCAAGGAAAAATTTACAAAGGCAAGGAGAAGAAAATTTTGATGATAGTTTTTTTCAAAAACACTTAGCGCATCAACACCGAGTGATCGCTAATAATAACGAACCTAATCCATGTAAAGGAATGTCAGGCTATGTAGCTACGTACCATGCAATAGCCGATAGTCCCGACCTTCATGCTCAAGAGTTTCGGCGCAAGCGCTACATTCTCGTATTGGATGAGTTTCATCATGTTAAAGAGGGGGGAATTTGGCACAGAGTCTTGCAACCATTAGTAGATAAAGCAGTTTTGCTAATTCTCGTCACAGGAACCCATGTGCGTGGAGATCGCCAGCCAATAGCCTTTATGCCCTACAAACAAATTTCTGGTGGTCTTACTCCTAATCTGTCTAACTCTGAGGACACAATCGTTATTGAATATACACGCAGCCAAGCTCTTAGAGAACGTGCTATAGTTCCTCTTCATTTTGAGTGGGGAGATGGAGAGGCTGAGTGGATTGATGAAACGGGACAGAAATGCTCAGTGGAAAGTCTTGCAGAAGCTGGAGATTATAGAAGCATAGCACTTCAAACAGCCCTTAGTACAGGATATGCTCGTCAGTTATTAAAAAACTGTGTTAATAATTGGCAACAATATAAAAAAATAAACAATTCACGCTCTAAATTACTTGTACTAGCACCATCAATTTCAACAGCTAACCAATATCTCGATTGGTTGAAAGAGCTAGGAATCAACACAGCTGTTAAAGCAACAAGTGATGAATCAAAAGAAGCGCAATCTGCAATTAAGCGATTCAAGAAAGAATACAAACTCAGCGATTTAAAAGCAGTTGATGTTTTAGTAACTGTGGCAATGGCATACGAAGGGCTTGATGTTCCAGCAATTACCCACGTTGCTTGCTTAACTAATATAAGAAGTGAACCTTGGTTAGAACAGTCATGGGCAAGAGCAGCTAGAGTTGATAGAAAAGCAGGAGAATTAAAGAAATCAGGATTAATTTTTATTCCCGATGATCAGTTAGCTCGTCAGTGTGTAGAGCAAATTATTACAGAACAAGAGATTGTTTTAAAAGAAAAAGAGCAAAACGAAAGAGAAAGTTCAGGTGCTGGCAATGGTAATAACGAAGAAAATAGCAAACTGCAACGAAATAATTATATTATTCCATTAAATTCAAAATTGACTCGATTAAGAGCATCTGACTTAAGTACTGGAGAATCTGTTGATTATTTAGAGACAGAAATAATTCAATCAGTTGCACAGGAATTGGGAATTAGTAGTAGCACAATTAATCTAAAACGTTTTATAGAAACTTACAATTTACGGGTAATCAATAAAGATTTTGAAAATGTAGAATTTTCTCCACAAGAATTTTTAACTAGCAGTGAAGAGTTAAATATTATGCGTGGCAAGATTGAGAATTATGTACGCGCTTATGCAAGAAAAAATGGAAAAAACCCAAAATTTTTTAATACAGAAATTGTCAAGTATTTTGGCAAGTCTCGCCTGGTCATGGAAATAGAAGAATTGAGGGACGTGTGGGCATGGCTACAAAAGAACTATCCAGTGACAGATTAAAAGCTCACATAAAAACTTTAGGAAATGCTGGTGATCTAACAGCACTACCTGGTTCACAAGCTTGGGCAATTGCTGTCAGGTTAGAGATGCAAGCAGTTCTACATGATGCCATGTTTAATGCTCAACAGTTAAAAGCATGGCGTGACTTGATGAAGGAATACGATGGTTATCAGCAACTGGTTGATGAGCATGGAAAGCCTTTCCAAACCTATGAGGAATTATGCAAAGCACAACCACCTTTTGGATTTGGTTGTGAATCATTAGATATTGACAAAATTATTAAGGAATTGGAATTAGCTGATGCAAAGACTTTTGACCTAGAGAATTTACCACTCAAGCAAGGGGGAAATCCAAAAGGGTATTTGCAAAGGTTTTCTCAAGTAGTTCAGGCTTGTCCAGAAAATCAGCCAATTAATGTGGAGAAAATTAGGGAAGTATTGCACCTTGCACTCAGCAAAGCACACCTTTGGCGAAAACGGTGGTATGAACTGGGATGGATTGAAGCATTACCTGGCAAAAAACGTGGTTATTATCAAATCACTGAAGAGGGGCGAAAAATTGCTAGAGATTGGCTAGAAAAAGTACCATCTGCTACTTTTCAGGGCGGATTATGGATTAATATACCTCGTCATAACTCTAAGAAAGCAGCAGAGCAGCTAATTAAAGGTTTGGATTCTGAGCAATTAAGAGAACTTCATAGCCTGATCAGCAAATCACTCGAGCAAAATTCACCTTGAGGGTTCTTTTTGTTCACTAGCTGTTGCATTATGGGCTTATTTCATAACCTCAAAGTATCTAGCTACTATAGAAATTGCAAAAGCCAAAATATCCAAGATGCATGGCAATTTGTGATACAAAACCTTAGACTACACGAGAGCGATCGCTCCCTACAAATTCTGCTGAGAATTCAAGCGATCGCTACCCTTCACTTCCACATGATATGCAAGACTATAAGCTTTAGCCAAAGCCAATAATTTTTCTAATAATTACAAAATATTATCAGTCTTCTGTAGAGTCATTGGAATTTTCTAGCTTATTTAGTGCATCCCAAATTGCTTGTCTGACAAACTCTGGATAGTTATCTAGAGTTTTTAATTTTTCCAGCATGGAAGGGGGAAGTCTGAGAGTTATTTTTGCGGTTAATGGTTCTTCCCTATCGGTTTTAAATTGATGTTTTTTTAAATAAGGTTTTTCTTCGTAATTAGGCATAAAAATTTCTGCTAATATATTGACTTATCACATGAAGTCATGCGATATTTTAATTGGCAGCTAGCCGAGCCTCGCAAGTTGGGGTAGCTGCCAAACCCAATTAGTAAATTAGGCATTACTATGTTTACACGTTCTGAACTTGAAAGCAAAACCCTTAAAGAATTGAAAGACTTGGCTGCACGCTACGGAGTCAAGCCAGTAGGGAATCCAGGGTATAAAATAAGCTGGATTACTCCGTTATTGGCTTTTCCTGTGCAAGCTATTCAGCAGTTCAAAGCTAACAAAAGAGGTTTAAAGAATCTGAGTTTGAGAAGTTTTGAAGCGCTGGGGACAATCTTTAACGAACTAGGAGAACCTACTGATGAACAAGCCGCGCTGATTCGTGCAACGCTAGAAGGTAGGTTACTTTCACTTCCAGAACGTTACGACCAAACTAGGCTGCTAAATCTTCACAAGACTAGGCAGTTGATTCAACAAGCCATTGAGACACTAAATCAATAAGCTGTTCTGCATGTGTTGACTGATGACTCATGACAGTTATCAGTCAAAGACTTTTACAGGTGAGAGGAATGCAGTAGATATGTGCATACAAAAGTAAAGGAAACTGCGGATTGGGTGCCAAATCGAAAACAAACGTGCGTTTGTCTGTGCGGACTCATTATGAATTGGTATATGACGTTTCCTAAGCAACTGAGGTATCCCGATTACCTCAAAGCGATAAAGCTGTGCTTCATCTCCCTTCTCCGTGAGTTCCCAGAGGGGTTGGGGGTGAGGTTCTCAAATGTAGTTCACGCTTATTGTAAAATGCTATAAGCTCTTACCTGACTGGCATCGTGCTACCATTACCAATAAATCTTTTGGGAGGTCAAGCAATGGCTATCCTTAATCCACTAAATATACCTGATGAGTTATACAAACAGCTGCAAGAGTTAGCTGAAGCTGAAAATAGTTCAATTGATGCTCAAGTGATTACAATATTGCAGAATGGCTTGCAGAAGATAAAAACACAGCAAACAGAAGCCGAAAAGCGGAAAAATGTCCCAAAACTTCTAGAGGAAATCCGTATTCGCCGTGAAAGCCGTCGGAGTGATGTGGAATGGCCTGATAGTACTGCATTAATCCGAGAAGACCGCGACAGATGGCTATTCCTCTCAGGTGCGTTGTGGATGCTAGTGTAGCTATTAAGCAATTTATACCCGATGATCCACTCACGCCAAAAGTTAATCAACTGTTTGCTCATCTTGGTAATCCCCAAACAGCAATCTTTGTACCAGACCTGTTTTACATTGAGTGTCGCAACATTATCTGGAAGTATGTCCGTGCCAGACTTTATGCTGTTGCTGATGTACCAGCAGATTTAGCAACTCTCAAAAGCTTCCCGTTGCGTGTTGTCTCAACTGCTGATTTGATGGCTGATGCAGTTAGTATCGCCTTGAATTTTGGAATTTCCGCCTACGATGCCTCTTATGTTGCGCTTTCACAGCAGGTTGGTGCTATTTTACTGACTCTTGATGCCAAACTAGTGAGAGCATTAAGCAATTCGTTTTACAATGTTCTCTCGTTTAATGACTTTGAGGTTCCACCGTTGCATTCAATATAGCAGCGATCGCTCCCCAACTCCTGCAAACCTCATCACTCTTCTACTACTTCCACCAAATCTTCAATCATCACATCCAAAGCACGGGCCATCTTCAGAATTGACGTAAAGTCTACCATTGCCAGCCCTGGCGCTCGTGCATAAGCCCTAACTGAACTATAGGCAACCCCAGAACGGTCAGCCACATCTTTAAGCGTCCAACCCTTCTCGTCTGCAAATTCTCGAATTCTTAGCTTAATTAGCCCCATTAGTATATTGACAAACGATTGAATTCTATCGGTAAATATTTTTTATCATATAAAACGATCGCCTTCCGGCCTAGGAAACTGAAAAGCGATGTCTGACGACAAGCCGCTAAGAGCGTCTACGCATCACTTACAATACGTATCCCGCAAAACAGATAGCGTTCTTACCCGTATCGACTCACAGGCCGGAAATCTACCCAATTCACAGGCATTTTTATGGTATCATCACTTCAGGCAAAAAGGCTTGTCATCCGCGAATCAAAAATTGTACACAAATCGTTAACGCCTCACCGACTAGCACGATTTGTCACGGAAGAAGCAGTTTGCTTGATGTTTCAAATTGACTTTGAAGATATATATACAGTGGAATGCTGGCGATATGTAGTTTACGTCCACGCTAAAGGTGTGAGCAAGTTTGTCAGCTACGCCAGTTTTCCGCCAATTGTGGGAGTGCAACCACCAACTGAAAGCGACTTTTTGAACCTCGCATGACTAGAAGTCACGCGATTCCTGCTTCAACGATCTCTGCCTGAAAAGATCCAGGACTTACAAGTTCTCTACAGGCGTTTAGAGCCTCCGGGATACCCACGGCGGCTATTAATCTCAATCCCTCATCCAATATGTTCAAAGCTGCATTATTGTCTCTTAGGTTGTAACTACTACATTGTGGACAAGACCATTCGCGCAGCTTTAAATCTTTAACTAATGGGTTAACAAAACGACAACAATTACAGGTCTGAGACGAAGGATAAAACGTACCAACTTTCTGCACAATTCTGTCATGCCATAAAGCTTTATATTCGAGCATGGTAACGAACTTAGACCAACTAGCGTCTGAAATACTCAAAGATAATTTATGATTCTTAACCATGTTGGTGACTCGCAAATCTTCGATACAGATAATACTATTTTCTTTAATTAGGCGAGTTGAAAGTTTGTGTAGAAAGTCATCTCTCAAATTCGTAATACGTTCGTAGGTACGAGCCAGCTTGATTTTTGCTTTGACTCTATTACTACTACCTTTTACAGTGCGGGATAGTTTTTTGTGTGCTTTACGTAACTTCCTTTTTTGAGTCCGGTAATATTTGGGATTATCTACAACTTCACCATTGCTTGTAACAAGATAAGAATTAATTCCCAGGTCTAAACCAATATTTTGAGCCACTATTGAGTGTCTCTCCATCTCTGTTTCACACAGAATACTAGCAATATATTTATCTGATGAAGTACGAGTTACAGTAACATTTACAAGTTTTCCAGTAATTTCCTGAGATTTATGAAACTTCACCCATCCTAGCTTGGGAAGCTTTAAACGATTCTCAATTACCTGAATGTTGCCATTAGTCAGGTTGGTTTTGTAAGACTGCTTGCACCCATGCTTCTTTTTGAATTTAGGAAAGCATACGTTTTTTCTACCTTTAATTTTCTTGAAGTCAGCAAAAAAGTTTTTGTATGCTGTCTCTAAATTCCTAAGTGAGTTTTGTAAGGCAAACTTATCTACCTCTTGGAGCCATTCGACTTCTTTTTTGAGTAGAGTTAGTCGCTGACTACAAGCATTATAGTTTAACGTTTTTTGCTCGGTGAGGTATAACTCTTGTTTTAATGCTAGGAAGTGGTTATACACAAACCTTGCACAACCAATACTCTTATTAATTAAGACTTCTTGGTTGTGGTTAAGAATGAGTGTAACTTTAAACGCTTTCTGCATTTTGGTTCTCTATGTATTTCTTCACTTGTGCTTCTGTATTTTCTGAAAC
Above is a window of Nostoc sp. UHCC 0702 DNA encoding:
- the nadA gene encoding quinolinate synthase NadA, with protein sequence MFTTALVQRDKTQPGELPLDLFAAIESLKKELNAVILAHYYQEADIQDIADFIGDSLQLAKAAEKTNADAIVFAGVHFMAETAKILNPDKLVLLPDLNAGCSLADSCPGEAFAAFKALHPDHLVVSYINCSAEIKAMSDIICTSSNAVKIVQQIPKDQPIIFAPDRNLGRYVMEQTGRDLVLWQGSCIVHETFSEKKIVQLKIAHPQAEAIAHPECESSILRHASFIGSTAALLKYCQNSPTKEFIVATEPGIIHQMQKLAPDKHFIPAPPMNNCNCNECPFMRLNTLEKLYLAMKNRTPEITMPEDIRVAALRPMQRMLEMSV
- a CDS encoding TIGR04168 family protein, translated to MLEIDGKESRMTTQKTQPITLKIAVVGDVHDQWEVEDGIALKHLGVDLVLFVGDFGNESVEVVKAIASLDIPKAAVMGNHDAWYTATEWGRKKCPYDRSKEDWVQEQLDLLGSAHVGYGKLDFPDWNLTVVGGRPFTWGGPEWRFADICKERYGVTSPEESAAKITAAVKSAASDTIIFLGHNGPSGLGDRPEDPCGKDWHPIGGDFGDPDLAEAISWTLTAGKTIPLVTFGHMHHSLRHTKKELRKPIFRSPEGIIYLNAASVPRIVENDSQKLRNFSLVCLEAGVVTQTALVWVGNDLQVSEEILYERSHSVVQPA
- a CDS encoding DEAD/DEAH box helicase family protein, which codes for MVKESRFLRSKRLRASLWYAADGKCQLCGCDMPSDWHADHIVRWAETYRTNVHEMQALCPQCHYTKTAQENRKMTTAKQLDLFSQPSHQQLNLRKHQAEFLEICKLIKAGQPIKKILMLVTPGGGKSLIPVIAAAQLIPNQPFKGGFYGTIADAICWIVPRKNLQRQGEENFDDSFFQKHLAHQHRVIANNNEPNPCKGMSGYVATYHAIADSPDLHAQEFRRKRYILVLDEFHHVKEGGIWHRVLQPLVDKAVLLILVTGTHVRGDRQPIAFMPYKQISGGLTPNLSNSEDTIVIEYTRSQALRERAIVPLHFEWGDGEAEWIDETGQKCSVESLAEAGDYRSIALQTALSTGYARQLLKNCVNNWQQYKKINNSRSKLLVLAPSISTANQYLDWLKELGINTAVKATSDESKEAQSAIKRFKKEYKLSDLKAVDVLVTVAMAYEGLDVPAITHVACLTNIRSEPWLEQSWARAARVDRKAGELKKSGLIFIPDDQLARQCVEQIITEQEIVLKEKEQNERESSGAGNGNNEENSKLQRNNYIIPLNSKLTRLRASDLSTGESVDYLETEIIQSVAQELGISSSTINLKRFIETYNLRVINKDFENVEFSPQEFLTSSEELNIMRGKIENYVRAYARKNGKNPKFFNTEIVKYFGKSRLVMEIEELRDVWAWLQKNYPVTD
- a CDS encoding type II toxin-antitoxin system VapC family toxin: MAIPLRCVVDASVAIKQFIPDDPLTPKVNQLFAHLGNPQTAIFVPDLFYIECRNIIWKYVRARLYAVADVPADLATLKSFPLRVVSTADLMADAVSIALNFGISAYDASYVALSQQVGAILLTLDAKLVRALSNSFYNVLSFNDFEVPPLHSI
- a CDS encoding helix-turn-helix transcriptional regulator, translated to MGLIKLRIREFADEKGWTLKDVADRSGVAYSSVRAYARAPGLAMVDFTSILKMARALDVMIEDLVEVVEE
- the tnpB gene encoding IS200/IS605 family element transposase accessory protein TnpB — translated: MQKAFKVTLILNHNQEVLINKSIGCARFVYNHFLALKQELYLTEQKTLNYNACSQRLTLLKKEVEWLQEVDKFALQNSLRNLETAYKNFFADFKKIKGRKNVCFPKFKKKHGCKQSYKTNLTNGNIQVIENRLKLPKLGWVKFHKSQEITGKLVNVTVTRTSSDKYIASILCETEMERHSIVAQNIGLDLGINSYLVTSNGEVVDNPKYYRTQKRKLRKAHKKLSRTVKGSSNRVKAKIKLARTYERITNLRDDFLHKLSTRLIKENSIICIEDLRVTNMVKNHKLSLSISDASWSKFVTMLEYKALWHDRIVQKVGTFYPSSQTCNCCRFVNPLVKDLKLREWSCPQCSSYNLRDNNAALNILDEGLRLIAAVGIPEALNACRELVSPGSFQAEIVEAGIA